The Thermodesulfobacteriota bacterium nucleotide sequence TACGTGAGCGTCGCGATCGGCGCTCTCATCGGGTTGTTCTGGGCCTTAGGTTAAGGCCCCGACCATCGGAGGGGACCATGAAAAAAGGAGGGAGGGGCAGGTTCGAATTAAGTCGCCGCGGGTTTTTACAGGTCTTCGGTCTCGGGGGCCTTGTATTTTTCTCGGGAGGGCCCGGCCTTTCCTTTGCCCAGGGTCCGATAGGGGAGAAAAAATACGTGGCCAGGGATTACAGCCGGCTCATCGGGATGGAGGGGTTCAGCGAACCCCTCCTCAGGAACCATTTCGCCCTTTATCAGGGTTATGTCACAAACACCAATCGTCTCCTGGAGATCCTGGCTCAGATGCTCCGAGACGGAAGGGCAGGGTCGCCCGAATATGCAGAGATGAAGAGGCGATTGGGTTGGGAATTCAATGGCATGAGGCTCCACGAATATTACTTCGAAAACCTGGGGGGCAAGGGAGGGCCCGACAGGACGGGAAAACTCTACAAGAGGATCGCCGACGAATTTGGAGGATATGACCTCTGGGAGAGGGATTTTAAGGCGACCGGGATGATGCGGGGGATTGGATGGGCGATCCTCTATCAAGACCCCCAGACCGGAAGGCTTTTCAACTTCTGGATCAACGAACACGAGGTCGGCCACCCCGCGGCCGCAAATCCCCTCTTGGTCCTCGACGTCTTCGAACATGCCTTCATGCTCGATTATGGATTGAGGCGAGGCGACTACATCGAGGCCTTCTTCAAGAACATCGACTGGAAGGCCGTGGAGGCCCGGTTGAAGTGACCCCCCTCCTCATCGGGTCAATTTGAGAGCGATGGTGGCCACATGCCTTCCTTGGAACCTCGCGGCGGCCAGCTCGTTCTCGCTCGGCATCCGTTCTCCCTGCCCGCCGGCGATGGTGGAGGCCCCGTACGGTGAGCCCCCCGTGATCTCATCGATCCGCAACTGCCCCTGAAAACTGTAAGGGAGTCCCACGACGACCATCCCGTGATGGAGGAGGGTGATGTGAAAACTGAGGAGGGTCGATTCCTGACCGCCGTGCTGGGTCGCAGAACTGGTAAAGACGCTTCCGACCTTCCCGATCAAGGCGCCCTTTGCCCAGAGCTGCCCCGTCGCATCGAGAAACTGGCGCATCTGGCCGCACATGTTTCCGAAACGGGTCGGTGTTCCGAAGAGGATGGCATCCGCGGAGGCCAGTTCGTCGACCTGGCAGATCGGGATGTGAGCGAAGGTCTTCTGGGCCTCGAGCGCGCCCATCTTCTTGAGCACCTCCTCCGGCAACGTCTCGGGGACCCTCCGCATTTCGACCACCGCTCCGGGGACCTCCCTGGCTCCCTCCGCAACGGCCTCGGCAAGGCGATGGACGTGACCATACAGGGAGTAGTAAACGACCAATACCTTCATC carries:
- a CDS encoding Fe-Mn family superoxide dismutase; the protein is MEGFSEPLLRNHFALYQGYVTNTNRLLEILAQMLRDGRAGSPEYAEMKRRLGWEFNGMRLHEYYFENLGGKGGPDRTGKLYKRIADEFGGYDLWERDFKATGMMRGIGWAILYQDPQTGRLFNFWINEHEVGHPAAANPLLVLDVFEHAFMLDYGLRRGDYIEAFFKNIDWKAVEARLK
- the wrbA gene encoding NAD(P)H:quinone oxidoreductase → MKVLVVYYSLYGHVHRLAEAVAEGAREVPGAVVEMRRVPETLPEEVLKKMGALEAQKTFAHIPICQVDELASADAILFGTPTRFGNMCGQMRQFLDATGQLWAKGALIGKVGSVFTSSATQHGGQESTLLSFHITLLHHGMVVVGLPYSFQGQLRIDEITGGSPYGASTIAGGQGERMPSENELAAARFQGRHVATIALKLTR